A genome region from Glycine max cultivar Williams 82 chromosome 5, Glycine_max_v4.0, whole genome shotgun sequence includes the following:
- the LOC113001648 gene encoding uncharacterized protein codes for MVISDQWSSYKEDDVAKAKFVKDTLLDDKWWDKVDYIFSFTSPIYDVLRRTDTKASSLHLVYEIWDSMIEKVKNAIYQYERKEESEGSTFYEVVHFILIDRWTKSSTPLHCLAHSLNPRYYSHKWLSEDSNRVPPYQDLELTRERLKYFKRLFLDVDVRRKVNIEFANFSDGREGFDDLDSLNDRGQMDPKAWWLVHGVNAPILQKVALKLLAQPCSSSCCERNWSTYSFIHSLKRNKMAPHRAEDLVFVHSNLRLLSRNTPQYHQEETKMWDIAVDDFGSLDDYGILEIASLSLDEP; via the exons ATGGTCATTAGTGACCAATGGTCTTCTTATAAGGAAGATGATGTTGCAAAGGCTAAATTTGTGAAAGATACTTTGTTGGATGATAAATGGTGGGATAaggttgattatattttttctttcactagCCCTATCTATGATGTTCTTAGAAGAACTGATACAAAAGCTTCATCTCTCCATCTAGTATATGAAATATGGGATTCAATGATTGAAAAGGTGAAGAATGCCATATATCAATATGAGAGAAAGGAGGAGAGTGAAGGATCAACCTTTTATGAGGTAGTGCACTTCATATTAATTGACCGTTGGACTAAGAGTAGCACTCCTCTCCATTGTTTAGCTCATTCCTTAAATCCAAG atATTATAGTCATAAATGGCTAAGTGAAGATTCTAATCGAGTTCCTCCATATCAAGACTTGGAACTCACTCGTGAAAGATTAAAATACTTCAAAAGGctctttcttgatgtggatgtaagGAGGAAAGTGAATATTGAGTTTGCCAACTTCTCGGATGGAAGAGAAGGTTTTGatgatcttgattctttaaaTGATAGAGGTCAAATGGATCCAAAAGCTTGGTGGCTAGTTCATGGCGTTAATGCTCCAATACTTCAAAAGGTTGCCCTTAAGCTACTTGCGCAACCTTGTTCATCTTCATGTTGTGAAAGGAATTGGAGTACATATTCATTTATCCATTctttaaagagaaacaagatgGCACCACATAGAGCTGAAGATTTAGTATTTGTTCATAGCAACCTACGACTTCTCTCAAGGAATACTCCACAATATCATCAAGAGGAAACTAAAATGTGGGATATAGCCGTAGATGATTTTGGATCACTTGATGATTATGGTATTCTTGAAATTGCTAGTTTGTCTTTAGATGAACCATAG